The DNA region GCCGAGTTGTCCAGCCGGTTCGGGCTTGTTGGGCCGGCGATCGGAGCGATGCTGGTCCGGCTCGTCGAGGCACAGGTCGCTGGGCAGGTATCGAACGCGGACGAGGCAGCCGTTTATGTCGAAAGCGTGTTACGCGCCGGCCGCTAACGCGCCCGGTATGGCAGAGCGAAGGGCACCATGATTGACGTTCAGACTGCGGTAGCCAAAGTGAACAAATGGGCGATGCCCGAGAGCGGCGATACGGTCGAGATGGTGGAGCGGCCGCACGGCGGGCTCTCCTTTGTGCTGGTCGACGGCCAGTCGCACGGCAAGGGCGCCAAACGCATCAGCAACACGGTGGCTCGCAAAGCCATCGCATTGCTGGGCGAAGGCATTCGCGACGGGGCCGCCGCGCGCGCCGCGCACGACTACCTATATACCCAGCGGCAGGGCAAAGTGTCTGCCGAGCTGCAGATCATTTCGGTTGATCTGGCCACACGCACGCTGGTCATCTCGCGCAATACCCACTGCCCTGTCTTCATCGTGGAAAACGGCGAACTGCGCGAGCTGACCGATCCGTGCGAGGCCATCGGCATCCACATCCGCACGCGCCCGGCCATCACGGAGATGCCTATTAGCGTGCCGTTGACGATCATCGCGTTTTCCGACGGCTTCCTGAGTGCAGGGCAGTTCAGTGGCCGGCAGTTCGAGAGCCGCGCACTCGTGA from Chloroflexota bacterium includes:
- a CDS encoding SpoIIE family protein phosphatase — protein: MIDVQTAVAKVNKWAMPESGDTVEMVERPHGGLSFVLVDGQSHGKGAKRISNTVARKAIALLGEGIRDGAAARAAHDYLYTQRQGKVSAELQIISVDLATRTLVISRNTHCPVFIVENGELRELTDPCEAIGIHIRTRPAITEMPISVPLTIIAFSDGFLSAGQFSGRQFESRALVKSLCTQQLHASAIADQLLTAAVQMDMGRPDDDISLMVMATRDRPEEEQVRRVSVSFPVAG